In one Melaminivora jejuensis genomic region, the following are encoded:
- the slmA gene encoding nucleoid occlusion factor SlmA yields MTEQEQALFPPAELPEPAPAPAPRKAKAARARPGERREQILQALAHMLEQPGAERITTAALARRLQVSEAALYRHFASKAQMYEALIDFIESSIFTLVRQITEQGLSDAEAGGADAEDAGRRSAARIVAMVLQFAERNPGMASVMAGDALVLEHERLRQRMALLMDKIEAQLRQCLRPLLPQDDGSDADAIAAPARASVLVALIQGRLQQFVRSGFRRRPTEHLQVSLQLVL; encoded by the coding sequence ATGACTGAACAAGAGCAGGCCCTGTTTCCTCCGGCCGAGTTGCCAGAGCCAGCACCGGCACCGGCGCCGCGCAAGGCCAAGGCGGCACGCGCGCGCCCCGGCGAGCGGCGCGAGCAGATCCTGCAGGCGCTGGCGCACATGCTGGAGCAGCCCGGCGCCGAGCGCATCACCACCGCCGCGCTGGCGCGCCGGCTGCAGGTGAGCGAGGCCGCGCTGTACCGCCACTTCGCCAGCAAGGCGCAGATGTACGAGGCGCTGATCGACTTCATCGAAAGCAGCATCTTCACGCTGGTGCGCCAGATCACCGAGCAGGGCCTGAGCGATGCCGAGGCCGGCGGCGCCGACGCCGAGGACGCAGGGCGGCGCAGCGCGGCGCGCATCGTCGCCATGGTGCTGCAGTTTGCCGAGCGCAACCCTGGCATGGCCAGCGTCATGGCCGGCGACGCGCTGGTGTTGGAGCACGAGCGGCTGCGCCAGCGCATGGCGCTGCTGATGGACAAGATCGAGGCGCAATTGCGCCAGTGCCTGCGCCCGCTGCTGCCGCAAGACGATGGCAGCGACGCCGACGCCATCGCCGCGCCAGCGCGCGCCAGCGTGCTGGTGGCGTTGATCCAGGGCCGGCTGCAGCAGTTCGTGCGCAGCGGCTTTCGCCGCCGGCCCACCGAGCATCTGCAGGTCAGTCTGCAGCTGGTGCTGTAG
- a CDS encoding glycosyltransferase family 2 protein: protein MPICLNMIVRDEAAVIERCLASVRPFIDHWVIVDTGSLDDTPARIERALAGVPGQLHHRPWRNFGHNRSEALELARQAVGRAGYLLFIDADEQLGHEPGFARWPALHEPAYSLQARYGGLSYDRVSLVSAALPWRWQGVLHEYLDAGQPVAQPRLPGVWIAVTPDGARSADPDKFAKDAAVLEQALREEPDNARYVFYLAQSWRDAGRPELALAHYARRAAMGGWDEEVWYALLQCAQLAERLGQPHEQVLAAYLQAHQSRPSRAEALTGLATYLRGRQDWHLAYLFAREAARIPLPGDRLFVDLAPYHWRAADELALAAHYTARPAEAHSLWSGLLRSPLLPAAERARIERNLAFAAQALRG from the coding sequence ATGCCCATCTGCCTGAACATGATCGTGCGCGACGAGGCGGCGGTGATAGAGCGCTGCCTGGCCTCGGTGCGGCCCTTCATCGACCACTGGGTCATCGTCGATACCGGCTCGCTGGACGACACGCCGGCGCGCATCGAACGCGCGCTGGCCGGCGTGCCCGGGCAGTTGCACCACCGGCCCTGGCGCAACTTCGGCCACAACCGCAGCGAGGCGCTGGAGCTGGCGCGCCAGGCCGTGGGCCGCGCCGGCTACCTGCTGTTCATCGATGCCGACGAGCAGCTCGGCCACGAGCCGGGCTTTGCGCGCTGGCCGGCGCTGCATGAGCCGGCGTACTCGCTGCAGGCGCGCTACGGCGGCCTGAGCTACGACCGCGTCAGCCTGGTGAGCGCCGCGCTGCCCTGGCGCTGGCAGGGCGTGCTGCACGAATACCTGGACGCCGGCCAGCCCGTGGCCCAGCCGCGCCTGCCCGGCGTCTGGATCGCCGTGACGCCCGATGGCGCGCGCTCGGCCGACCCGGACAAGTTCGCCAAGGACGCCGCCGTGCTGGAGCAGGCGCTGCGCGAGGAGCCGGACAACGCACGCTACGTCTTCTACCTGGCGCAGAGCTGGCGCGACGCGGGCCGGCCCGAGCTGGCCCTGGCGCACTACGCGCGCCGCGCCGCCATGGGCGGCTGGGACGAGGAGGTCTGGTACGCGCTGCTGCAATGCGCGCAACTGGCCGAGCGCCTGGGCCAGCCGCATGAACAGGTGCTGGCCGCCTATCTGCAGGCCCACCAGAGCCGCCCCAGCCGGGCCGAAGCGCTGACGGGCCTGGCCACCTACCTGCGGGGCCGACAGGACTGGCACCTGGCCTACCTGTTCGCCCGCGAGGCAGCGCGCATCCCGCTGCCTGGCGACCGGCTGTTCGTCGATCTGGCCCCCTACCACTGGCGCGCCGCCGACGAGCTGGCCCTGGCCGCGCACTACACCGCCCGCCCCGCCGAGGCGCACAGCCTGTGGAGCGGCCTGCTGCGCTCGCCCCTGCTGCCCGCTGCCGAGCGCGCGCGCATCGAGCGCAACCTGGCCTTCGCTGCCCAGGCGCTGCGGGGCTAG
- a CDS encoding TetR/AcrR family transcriptional regulator, with protein sequence MPSSTPSTLKPASAARRDRALHKGQQTKAAIVEAALGLATHIGLDGLSIGALADVTGMSKSGVFAHFGSREELQISVIREYHQRFEQEVFYPAMQQPRGLPRLRAMFDHWMQRTSIELDSGCIYISGAIEFDDREGPVRDALAGSVLVWMEAMRRAIEQCKALGQLRADTDEQQMLFEIHGLILALHYEARFLHTPGSMERATRGFDNILARYAA encoded by the coding sequence ATGCCTTCCTCCACGCCTTCCACGCTCAAGCCTGCCAGCGCCGCGCGCCGCGATCGCGCGCTGCACAAGGGCCAGCAGACCAAGGCGGCCATCGTCGAGGCTGCCCTGGGCCTGGCCACGCACATCGGGCTAGATGGCCTGTCCATCGGCGCGCTGGCCGATGTCACCGGCATGAGCAAGTCCGGTGTCTTTGCCCATTTCGGCTCGCGCGAGGAGCTGCAAATCTCCGTCATCCGCGAATACCACCAGCGCTTCGAGCAGGAGGTGTTCTACCCGGCCATGCAGCAGCCGCGCGGCCTGCCGCGCCTGCGCGCCATGTTCGATCACTGGATGCAGCGCACCTCCATCGAGCTGGACTCGGGCTGCATCTACATCAGCGGCGCCATCGAGTTCGACGACCGCGAAGGCCCGGTGCGCGATGCGCTGGCCGGCTCGGTGCTGGTGTGGATGGAGGCCATGCGCCGCGCCATCGAGCAGTGCAAGGCGCTGGGCCAGTTGCGCGCCGACACGGATGAGCAGCAGATGCTGTTCGAGATCCACGGCCTGATCCTGGCGCTGCACTACGAGGCGCGTTTTTTGCACACGCCCGGCTCGATGGAGCGCGCCACGCGCGGCTTCGACAACATCCTGGCACGCTACGCCGCCTGA
- a CDS encoding DUF2147 domain-containing protein, which translates to MRQALAAIIFAAIAAPALAQMSPVGLWRSMDDKTGEAKSEIRIADQGGALEGRIEKLLRKDADPAAKCVECKDALKDQPMVGLPIITGAKKAEGKDVWEGGKILDPENGKHYTLRLTPIEGGSKLEVRGSIGPFGRTQTWQRVN; encoded by the coding sequence ATGAGACAAGCGTTGGCAGCTATTATTTTTGCAGCAATCGCCGCCCCGGCATTGGCCCAGATGTCGCCCGTGGGCCTGTGGCGCAGCATGGACGACAAGACCGGCGAGGCCAAGTCCGAGATCCGCATCGCCGACCAAGGCGGCGCGCTGGAAGGCCGCATCGAAAAGCTCCTGCGCAAGGACGCCGACCCGGCAGCCAAGTGCGTGGAGTGCAAGGATGCGCTCAAGGATCAGCCCATGGTCGGCCTGCCCATCATCACCGGGGCGAAGAAGGCCGAAGGCAAGGACGTGTGGGAGGGCGGCAAGATCCTCGACCCGGAAAACGGCAAGCACTACACCCTGCGCCTGACGCCCATCGAGGGCGGCAGCAAGCTCGAAGTGCGCGGCTCCATCGGCCCCTTTGGCCGCACCCAGACCTGGCAGCGCGTGAACTGA
- a CDS encoding 3-hydroxyacyl-CoA dehydrogenase/enoyl-CoA hydratase family protein, with protein MTRFNVRKVAVLGAGVMGAQIAAHLVNVKVPVVLFDLPAKEGPKNGIVTRAIANLKKLKPAPLGVADDAGLIQAANYEEHLGLLKNCDLVIEAIAERMDWKQDLYHKIAPHVAKHAILASNTSGLSITKLSEALPEALRPRFCGIHFFNPPRYMMLVELINTPATQPEVLDQLEAFVTTGLGKGVVRAHDTPNFIANRVGIAGMLSTMKEVENFGLTFDVVDDLTGKKLGRASSGTFRTADVVGLDTMAHVIRTLQDNLSLETDPFYDSFGTPAVLAKLIELGQLGQKTKGGFYKKQGRDILRFELDSEEYVPAGGKADEVYGRMLKKPAAERLKLLRNAQGPQGQFLWAILRNGFHYAAVHLEKIADTARDVDQAMRWGFGMKQGPFELWQEAGWLEVAQMIQEDIAAGKALSKAPLPEWVFKGPVADAGGVHTAQGSWSPAKGKFVPRRQLPVYDRQYFPEKLLGEDNLPDWRTAGTTISNSDALRVWTLDKEVCPAGGRVLIASIQSKMHAISPDVMEGLVEALELAEREYEGLVIWSGDAPFSVGADLQATMPAYVVAGIGAIEGVEQELQNLMLRLRYAQVPVISAIHGMALGGGCELAIHSARRVVHMESYIGLVEVGVGLVPGAGGLTYIARRAAENAAKSTDKDLLHFLTEGFTAAAMAKVGMSALDSRKLGYLLDDDIIVPHRDELLFVAVNEARAMGMAGWRAPMKRLFPVAGRSGIATIRGSLTNMRDGGFISEHDQRIATMIAEVVCGGDVDAGTLVSEEYLMQLERKAFCTLIEHPKTQERILGMLSTGKPVRN; from the coding sequence ATGACCCGATTCAACGTCCGCAAAGTCGCCGTCCTCGGCGCAGGCGTGATGGGCGCGCAGATTGCCGCCCACCTCGTCAACGTGAAGGTGCCCGTGGTGCTGTTCGACCTGCCGGCCAAGGAAGGCCCGAAGAACGGCATCGTCACCCGCGCCATCGCCAACCTGAAAAAGCTCAAGCCCGCGCCCCTGGGCGTGGCCGACGATGCCGGCCTGATCCAGGCGGCCAACTACGAGGAGCACCTGGGCCTGCTGAAAAACTGCGATCTGGTCATTGAGGCCATTGCCGAGCGCATGGACTGGAAGCAAGACCTCTATCACAAGATCGCGCCCCATGTGGCCAAGCACGCCATCCTGGCCAGCAACACCTCGGGCCTGTCGATCACCAAGCTCTCCGAGGCGCTGCCTGAAGCCCTGCGCCCGCGCTTTTGCGGCATCCACTTCTTCAACCCGCCGCGCTACATGATGCTGGTGGAGCTGATCAACACGCCCGCCACGCAGCCCGAAGTGCTCGACCAGCTCGAAGCCTTCGTGACCACCGGCCTGGGCAAGGGCGTGGTGCGCGCGCACGACACGCCCAACTTCATCGCCAACCGCGTGGGCATCGCCGGGATGCTGTCCACCATGAAGGAGGTGGAGAACTTCGGCCTGACGTTCGATGTCGTCGATGACCTCACGGGCAAGAAGCTGGGCCGCGCCAGCAGCGGGACGTTTCGCACCGCCGACGTGGTGGGCCTGGACACCATGGCCCACGTCATCAGGACGCTGCAGGACAACCTGAGCCTGGAGACCGATCCGTTCTACGACAGCTTCGGCACGCCCGCCGTGCTGGCCAAGCTGATCGAGCTGGGCCAGCTGGGCCAGAAGACCAAGGGCGGCTTCTACAAGAAGCAGGGCCGCGACATCCTGCGCTTCGAGCTCGACAGCGAGGAGTACGTGCCCGCCGGCGGCAAGGCCGACGAGGTCTATGGCCGGATGCTGAAAAAGCCCGCCGCCGAGCGCCTGAAGCTGCTGCGCAATGCCCAGGGGCCGCAGGGCCAGTTCCTGTGGGCCATCCTGCGCAACGGTTTCCACTACGCCGCCGTGCATCTGGAAAAGATCGCCGACACCGCGCGCGACGTGGATCAGGCCATGCGCTGGGGCTTCGGCATGAAGCAAGGCCCCTTCGAGCTGTGGCAGGAGGCCGGCTGGCTCGAAGTCGCCCAGATGATCCAGGAGGACATAGCCGCCGGCAAGGCGCTGTCCAAGGCGCCGCTGCCCGAGTGGGTCTTCAAGGGCCCGGTGGCCGATGCCGGCGGCGTACACACGGCGCAGGGCTCGTGGAGCCCGGCCAAGGGCAAGTTCGTGCCGCGCCGCCAACTGCCCGTGTACGACCGCCAGTACTTCCCGGAAAAGCTGCTGGGCGAGGACAACCTGCCCGACTGGCGCACAGCCGGCACGACCATCAGCAACAGCGACGCACTGCGCGTGTGGACGCTGGACAAGGAGGTCTGCCCTGCCGGTGGCCGCGTCTTGATCGCCAGCATCCAGAGCAAGATGCACGCCATCAGCCCGGACGTGATGGAAGGCCTGGTGGAGGCGCTGGAGCTGGCTGAGCGCGAGTACGAAGGCCTGGTCATCTGGTCGGGCGATGCGCCGTTCTCGGTGGGCGCCGACCTGCAGGCCACCATGCCGGCCTATGTGGTCGCCGGCATCGGCGCCATCGAGGGCGTCGAGCAGGAGCTGCAGAACCTGATGCTGCGCCTGCGCTACGCCCAGGTGCCGGTGATTTCCGCCATCCACGGCATGGCGCTGGGCGGCGGCTGCGAGCTGGCCATCCACAGCGCGCGCCGCGTGGTACACATGGAGAGCTACATCGGCCTGGTCGAGGTCGGCGTGGGCCTGGTGCCGGGCGCGGGCGGGCTGACCTACATCGCGCGGCGCGCCGCCGAGAACGCCGCCAAATCGACGGACAAGGACTTGCTGCACTTCCTGACCGAGGGCTTCACGGCCGCGGCCATGGCCAAGGTCGGCATGAGCGCGCTGGACTCGCGCAAGCTGGGCTACCTGCTCGACGACGACATCATCGTGCCGCACCGCGACGAGCTGCTGTTCGTGGCGGTGAACGAGGCCCGCGCCATGGGCATGGCCGGCTGGCGTGCGCCGATGAAGCGCCTGTTCCCGGTGGCCGGGCGCAGCGGCATCGCCACCATCCGCGGCTCGCTGACCAACATGCGCGACGGCGGCTTCATCAGCGAGCACGACCAGCGCATCGCCACCATGATTGCCGAGGTGGTGTGCGGCGGCGATGTCGATGCCGGCACGCTGGTGAGCGAGGAATACCTGATGCAGCTGGAGCGCAAGGCTTTTTGCACGCTGATCGAGCACCCGAAGACGCAGGAGCGCATTCTGGGGATGCTTAGCACGGGCAAGCCGGTGCGCAACTGA
- a CDS encoding endonuclease domain-containing protein, which translates to MQNQATSRARSNAQVLRREMTDSERKLWQRLKGEQLGVKFRRQHPLGSYVADFACLAPPLIVELDGSQHSGQAAYDERRDAFFRAQGFDVMRFASDAPFTQMDGVLQAVHNRLNELRGQPPSPPFPTGGKSQTTQEQSP; encoded by the coding sequence ATGCAGAACCAGGCTACATCACGCGCCCGCAGCAACGCCCAGGTGCTGCGCCGGGAGATGACCGACAGCGAACGCAAGCTGTGGCAGCGCCTCAAGGGCGAGCAGCTCGGCGTGAAATTCCGTCGCCAGCATCCGCTGGGCAGCTACGTCGCCGATTTCGCCTGCCTGGCGCCGCCGTTGATCGTGGAGCTCGACGGCTCACAGCATTCAGGACAGGCAGCGTATGACGAACGTCGCGACGCATTCTTTCGGGCGCAGGGTTTTGACGTGATGCGTTTCGCGTCCGACGCGCCATTCACCCAGATGGACGGGGTCTTGCAGGCAGTACACAACCGACTGAACGAACTGCGCGGCCAGCCCCCATCCCCACCTTTCCCCACAGGGGGAAAGAGCCAGACAACACAGGAGCAGTCTCCATGA
- a CDS encoding acetyl-CoA C-acyltransferase: MKQQQDAYIVAATRTPIGRSHKGFFRNYRPDDLLATILKSALAQAPGLDPQAIEDIICGCAIPEAQQGLNVARIGAVLAGLPTSVGGITVNRFCASGLSAVAMAADRIRVGEADVMIAAGVESMSMVPMMGNTPSLSPSIFERDGDVGIAYGMGLTAEKVAQQWKVSREAQDAFALESHRRAIAAQQAGEFKDEITPIEVTDRSVNLETGELVQKTRTASLDEGPRPDTSLEGLAKLRTVFAARGSVTAGNSSQTSDGAGALILASEAAVKRFGLTPLARFVSYASRGVPPAIMGIGPIEAIPAALRYAGLKQDDIDWFELNEAFAAQSLAVVNTLGLDAAKVNPMGGAIALGHPLGATGAIRSATVVHALRRKQLKYGMVTMCVGMGQGAAGIFERV, encoded by the coding sequence ATGAAACAACAGCAAGACGCCTACATCGTCGCCGCCACGCGCACGCCCATCGGGCGCTCGCACAAGGGCTTTTTCCGCAACTACCGGCCTGACGACCTGCTGGCCACCATCCTCAAATCGGCCCTGGCCCAGGCGCCGGGGCTGGATCCGCAGGCCATCGAGGACATCATCTGCGGCTGCGCCATCCCCGAGGCCCAGCAGGGCCTGAACGTGGCGCGCATCGGCGCGGTGCTGGCCGGCCTGCCGACCAGCGTGGGCGGCATCACCGTCAACCGCTTCTGCGCCTCGGGCCTGTCGGCCGTGGCCATGGCCGCCGACCGCATCCGCGTGGGCGAGGCCGACGTCATGATCGCCGCTGGCGTCGAGAGCATGAGCATGGTGCCCATGATGGGCAACACGCCCAGCCTGTCGCCTTCCATCTTCGAGCGCGACGGCGACGTGGGCATCGCCTACGGCATGGGCCTGACGGCAGAAAAAGTCGCCCAGCAGTGGAAAGTGTCCCGCGAGGCGCAGGACGCCTTTGCGCTGGAGTCGCACCGCCGCGCCATTGCCGCGCAGCAGGCCGGCGAGTTCAAGGACGAGATCACGCCCATCGAGGTCACCGACCGCAGCGTGAACCTGGAGACCGGCGAGCTGGTGCAAAAGACCCGCACCGCTAGCCTGGACGAAGGCCCGCGCCCCGACACCAGCCTGGAGGGCCTGGCCAAGCTGCGCACGGTGTTTGCCGCGCGCGGCTCGGTCACGGCGGGCAACAGCTCGCAGACCAGCGACGGCGCGGGTGCGCTGATCCTGGCCAGCGAGGCCGCCGTCAAGCGCTTTGGCCTGACCCCGCTGGCGCGCTTCGTCAGCTACGCCAGCCGGGGCGTGCCGCCAGCCATCATGGGCATCGGCCCCATCGAGGCCATCCCCGCCGCGCTGCGCTATGCCGGCCTGAAGCAGGACGACATCGACTGGTTCGAGCTGAACGAGGCCTTCGCCGCGCAGTCGCTGGCCGTGGTCAACACGCTGGGGCTGGATGCGGCCAAGGTCAACCCCATGGGCGGCGCCATCGCCCTGGGCCACCCGCTGGGCGCCACCGGCGCCATCCGCTCGGCTACGGTGGTACACGCGCTGCGCCGCAAGCAGCTCAAGTACGGCATGGTCACCATGTGCGTTGGCATGGGCCAGGGCGCGGCGGGCATCTTCGAGCGCGTCTGA